The following nucleotide sequence is from Vibrio fluvialis.
CGACTCACCTGTATCTGACGAATGATGGAGACAGCCTGCTCTTTAGCCGCATAAGCGGAGAAACTGGAGACACCGATAAAACGACTGGCTGCATAGGCGGACAGAATAGCGACCAGCAGAATAACGACGATAAGCTCGACTAAGGTAAAACCGCCTGCTTTACGTGAGTATGCTCGCATCGCGTTCTCGGTTTAAGTAGAAGTGTGAAGAGTCGTATATAAAACTCACCTGCCAGATTGCACCTAGCAGACAAAATCAATCAAATCAGACCGACAATAAAGGCCAGCTAGGCTGGCCTTTATTTAGATTAACAACCGTCTGAGTAAATAATAGTGCTAGCTTCCGCTGAACTCGTAGCCTGATTGTAAGTAACGTTACAACCAGCCGTGGTTTTTTCCCACTTAGTATTGCCTTTGAAAGAATATTGAATTGCATTGTCTGCTGGGCCGTTTAGCAACCAGTCGGTTGAAAGACCTGTAACTGCGGCACCAATACCAGCAGATGTTGCAGCTGGATATCCATAAACAGTTGCTACTGTTACACCGCCAGCGCTTACAGAACTATCACTACTTGTATCCACACCAGTCACGGCTGCTTTGCCATAGACAATACCAGCAGCCCCATCCATTGCCCCTTTTAATCCCTGAAGTGCCGCTTTTCTCGCATCATCTTGCAGGTTCAGGAAACGTGGGGCCGCAGTCACTGCGAGAATACCCAGAATTACGATAACCACGACCAACTCGATAAGGGTAAAACCGCCTTGTCTTTTCATTATGACTCTCTCTCTTAGCTCAAAATATAAAGAATTATTGCAATGTGACCGTGACACGGCCCGTCTTTACTTCGTACATAAACTGATGGGCTGTTTTGCCTTCTAGCTGCACGTACGTACAAGTCCAATTACTGCTATCAGCCTGAGCTGAGTACTTGACATTGGAGTTACTGCTGGCATTGCTGACCGTGTCGACACTCGGTGGGTTTTGCAGCAGATTCTCCATCAAATCAATGCAATCCTGATCGCTCAGGCTGCTTGGAAAGCTGGTGTTATCGCTATTCAGTGCAAACGGATAGCCGTCGCGAAAATCGGTATCGGTACCACTGCTGTCAACGGAGCGGGAGAGCCAGAAATCAACGCCGTCATAGTTAACGGTGTTATAGCGTTCCGAGCCTATCGTTGCTGTCGTGCGCCCTTTGGCTTCCCATTGCGCTCGCGCGGACAATACACCGGTTGCATATCCACCTGCAACCCCTTCAATGCTGGCTTTTTTTGCTTCATCGGTCACATCCAGAAAACGAGGTAATGCTGCAACGGCCAAAAGCCCGACAACAACAATCACGATGACCAATTCCACCAAAGAAAAACCAGATTGTTTTTTATACATGCCCAATCCTATCACACTTGCAAACGAAGCCTATTATAGGCTTAACATTTCGAACAAAACATCCGAAGAACGTCAAATTTTTGCATCATGCCGAACTTATGACGAACGATGAAAACCTGTTGTTTTTTAAAATTATTTTTATGGTTTGATGATCATAAAAATCAAAATAACAGATATAGCCCGCCCCCACATTTTCACCATGAATATCTGGCAACGAATTCAGTATCTTTTCATCCGGATAAAGCCAGTTGAATAGCATCGAACAATCGACTTTTTCCCCCTCTCGCGGGAAAACCCAGCCTGACGCAGAAAAAGTTAATACTTTCCCGTCAAACTCAAGTGATGCCGGGCGACCACGCAGCAGCCATTCCTGTTTGTAAGTATTGGCGCGCTCAATAATGCGTTTATTGGCCAGCGCCAGCGCGGTATTTTCCAGCTCGCGATTAACAGGTTGCCAAGCCATTAGCAACGCTGCGATCAAGCTGCACACCACCAGCGCCCAGAGAATCAGCCGAGAGCGTTCCTCTTTCACCGTTAACGTCCCTTAATCGCATCCAGCATGCCCCACATCGGCAGGAAGATACCCAATGCCAGTACCAGAACCATGGCGGCAACGATCACGAGCAGGATCGGTTCAATACGTGCGGTCAGAGTTTTCAGATCGTAGTCCACTTCGCGATCGTAAAAATCCGACACTTCCAGCAGCAACTCGTCAATGCGTCCGGTCTCTTCGCCGACGGCGATCATCTGAATCACCAGTGGCGTGAAAATCCCGGTATTGATCGCTGTTGCCGAAACACTGCTCCCCGCCTCAATCGCCGCTTTCATTTCCATCAGGCGCGCTTCCAGAAACTTGTTGTCCAACGCTTCCGCTGACAAGGCCAACGATTGATTAAGCGGCACACCCGCGCGCAACATTAAAGAAAAGGTACGAGAAAAACGGGATAACTGGGCGCGATTGACGATACTGCCAACAATCGGCATTCGCAGTCGTATCTTGTCCCATTTCTCGCGTCCGGAGGCAGTATTCAGCCAGGCGCGAAATGCAAACAACATCGCGACAATCGCCGCCAGCATCGCCATCCAGTAGTTAACGAAAAAATCGGACATCGCGATCAGAATGCGGGTTGGCAGTGGCAACTCAACGCCGAAGCGGTTAAACATCGAGGCAAACTGCGGGATCACTTTGACGTTAAGGATAAACATCGCAATCACAATAAAGCTCACCACAAACGTCGGATAGCGCATCGCCGTTTTAATTCGTTTGCGTGTCTCTAACTCTTGTTCGTAATAATTCGCCAGTTGCAGTAAAGCCTGATCAAGCCGGCCTGTGTTTTCGCCAACATTGATCATCGAGACAAACAGCGGACTGAATACGCCCGGATGCATCTGCATTGATGCCGAGAGGCCGCGACCATTTGTCAGCTCGGCACACACCTCTTCCAGTGCATGTTGCAACTGCTTGTTCGCACAGTTCTGCGTCAATCCTTTCATTGAACGCAGCAGCGGTACCCCGGCTTTGGTCAGACTGTAGAGCTGACGACAAAAAATCACCAACACTTCGAGCGGAATCGCAGGCATCAGCAGAGCCCGCCAATCAACACTCGCTTTGCTCGCGTTTTTTCCGGCTGAGATTGCCGTGGGGATCACGCCGCGGTTAAGCAGGTTCTCCGCCGCCACTTCTTCAGATGGGGCATCAATGACACCGGATGCCTTGCTGCCATCGGCATTACGTCCTGAATACTGATACGTTGGCATAATGAGCCCTACAGATAAATGGCCTGAGCAACACCGGAAGCATCGCCTTCGCCCAACGCCATCACTTCATCCAGACTCACCACGCCTTTCAGCGCCAGTTCCATCGCAGATGCAAGCAGCGGCTTGTACTCTTTTGAAGCCCGGGCCGCATGGCCAAACGCAACCGCATCATTGGCACGCAGCGCGTCCATCATATGATGCTCCAGCTCCAGCATTTCAAACACACCGACCCGGCCACGGTAACCGGTCAGGTTACAGTTCTGACAACCACGCCCACG
It contains:
- a CDS encoding prepilin-type N-terminal cleavage/methylation domain-containing protein, with protein sequence MYKKQSGFSLVELVIVIVVVGLLAVAALPRFLDVTDEAKKASIEGVAGGYATGVLSARAQWEAKGRTTATIGSERYNTVNYDGVDFWLSRSVDSSGTDTDFRDGYPFALNSDNTSFPSSLSDQDCIDLMENLLQNPPSVDTVSNASSNSNVKYSAQADSSNWTCTYVQLEGKTAHQFMYEVKTGRVTVTLQ
- a CDS encoding type II secretion system protein, producing MKRQGGFTLIELVVVIVILGILAVTAAPRFLNLQDDARKAALQGLKGAMDGAAGIVYGKAAVTGVDTSSDSSVSAGGVTVATVYGYPAATSAGIGAAVTGLSTDWLLNGPADNAIQYSFKGNTKWEKTTAGCNVTYNQATSSAEASTIIYSDGC
- a CDS encoding type II secretion system F family protein, producing MPTYQYSGRNADGSKASGVIDAPSEEVAAENLLNRGVIPTAISAGKNASKASVDWRALLMPAIPLEVLVIFCRQLYSLTKAGVPLLRSMKGLTQNCANKQLQHALEEVCAELTNGRGLSASMQMHPGVFSPLFVSMINVGENTGRLDQALLQLANYYEQELETRKRIKTAMRYPTFVVSFIVIAMFILNVKVIPQFASMFNRFGVELPLPTRILIAMSDFFVNYWMAMLAAIVAMLFAFRAWLNTASGREKWDKIRLRMPIVGSIVNRAQLSRFSRTFSLMLRAGVPLNQSLALSAEALDNKFLEARLMEMKAAIEAGSSVSATAINTGIFTPLVIQMIAVGEETGRIDELLLEVSDFYDREVDYDLKTLTARIEPILLVIVAAMVLVLALGIFLPMWGMLDAIKGR